A genomic stretch from Dermochelys coriacea isolate rDerCor1 chromosome 24, rDerCor1.pri.v4, whole genome shotgun sequence includes:
- the LOC119847923 gene encoding claw keratin-like, with product MSYCPPQDCYYDICPRPCIDVRNEPCVTSCGDSSAVVYAPPVVVRFPGPTLATCPQDSIVGTTLPNLPARAGVPYSSGGGFRGSIGSGGSYGGGYWGGYNGGGYGGGNGVVYGGGYNGGYGSGAWGGYGGGYGGSYGSGGSCGYSRKSYRSISGGGYSGSGYGNCGPC from the coding sequence ATGTCTTACTGCCCACCCCAGGACTGCTATTATGATATATGCCCACGCCCATGTATTGACGTCCGCAACGAGCCATGTGTCACATCATGTGGAGATTCGAGTGCAGTGGTTTATGCGCCACCAGTTGTTGTGAGATTCCCAGGACCAACTCTCGCTACTTGCCCTCAAGACAGCATTGTGGGAACAACCTTACCAAATTTGCCCGCAAGAGCTGGAGTCCCATATAGTTCTGGTGGAGGTTTCAGAGGCTCTATCGGTTCTGGGGGTAGTTATGGTGGTGGTTATTGGGGAGGTTACAATGGTGGTGGTTACGGGGGAGGTAACGGTGTTGTTTATGGGGGAGGTTACAATGGTGGTTATGGGAGTGGAGCCTGGGGTGGTTATGGGGGTGGTTATGGAGGGTCATATGGTTCTGGGGGCTCATGTGGTTATAGCAGGAAGTCATATCGTAGCATTTCTGGGGGAGGATATTCTGGGTCCGGCTATGGAAATTGTGGGCCATGTTAA